From a single Aricia agestis chromosome 17, ilAriAges1.1, whole genome shotgun sequence genomic region:
- the LOC121735179 gene encoding uncharacterized protein LOC121735179 isoform X26 has protein sequence MEMVAQKKVAVAVVEVVKQEAMEMVARKRVAVAVVEVVKQEAMEMVARKRVAVAVVVAVKQEAMEMVARKRVAVAVVEMVKQEAMEMVARKKVAVAVVVAVKQEAMEMVARKRVAVAVVEVVKQEAMEMVARKRVAVAVVVAVKQEAMEMGARKRVAVAVVEMVKQEAMEMVARKKVAVAVVEVVKQEAMEMVARKKVVVAVVEVVKQEAMEMGARKKVAVAVGEMVKQEAMEMVARKRVAVAVVEVVRQMAMEMVARKKVAVAVVEVVKQEAMEMVARKKVAVAVVEMVKQVAMEMVVRKRVAVAVVKVVRQLAMEMVARKKVAVAVVEMVKREEAKMVKPGVVRVVKQEVMEVAIAQEMVAVTLLEVVAQEVVEVAVAQKKVAVEALEVVELAVVEAQVQETMAVAALQAVEQKEVKVAVRVVVMMQQEPVAVVIREVVATLAVQQEIMQVTPMMVMLFTTMGTL, from the exons ATGGAAATGGTGGCACAGAAGAAGGTGGCAGTAGCAGTggtggaagtggtgaaacaggaggCAATGGAAATGGTGGCACGGAAGAGGGTGGCGGTAGCAGTggtggaagtggtgaaacaggaggCAATGGAAATGGTGGCACGGAAGAGGGTGGCAGTAGCGGTGGTGGTAGCGGTGAAACAGGAGGCAATGGAAATGGTGGCACGGAAGAGGGTGGCGGTAGCAGTGgtggaaatggtgaaacaggagGCAATGGAAATGGTGGCACGGAAGAAGGTGGCAGTAGCAGTGGTGGTAGCGGTGAAACAGGAGGCAATGGAAATGGTGGCACGGAAGAGGGTGGCGGTAGCAGTggtggaagtggtgaaacaggaggCAATGGAAATGGTGGCACGGAAGAGGGTGGCAGTAGCGGTGGTGGTAGCGGTGAAACAGGAGGCAATGGAAATGGGGGCACGGAAGAGGGTGGCGGTAGCAGTGgtggaaatggtgaaacaggagGCAATGGAAATGGTGGCACGGAAGAAGGTGGCAGTAGCAGTggtggaagtggtgaaacaggaggCAATGGAAATGGTGGCACGGAAGAAGGTGGTGGTAGCAGTGGTGGAGGTGGTGAAACAGGAGGCAATGGAAATGGGGGCACGGAAGAAGGTGGCAGTAGCAGTGggggaaatggtgaaacaggagGCAATGGAAATGGTGGCACGGAAGAGGGTGGCAGTAGCGGTGGTGGAAGTGGTGAGACAGATGGCAATGGAAATGGTGGCACGGAAGAAGGTGGCAGTAGCAGTggtggaagtggtgaaacaggaggCAATGGAAATGGTGGCACGGAAGAAGGTGGCGGTAGCAGTGgtggaaatggtgaaacaggtgGCAATGGAAATGGTGGTACGGAAGAGGGTGGCAGTAGCGGTGGTGAAAGTGGTGAGACAGTTGGCAATGGAAATGGTGGCACGGAAGAAGGTGGCAGTAGCAGTGGTGGAAATGGTGAAACGGGAGGAAGCGAAAATGGTGAAACCGGGGGTAGTgagagtggtgaaacaggaggTAATGGAAGTGGCAATAGCCCAGGAGATGGTGGCAGTAACGCTGCTGGAAGTGGTGGCACAGGAGGTAGTGGAAGTGGCGGTAGCACAGAAGAAAGTAGCAGTGGAGGCGCTGGAAGTAGTGGAACTGGCAGTAGTGGAAGCACAAGTACAGGAGACAATGGCAGTAGCAGCGCTGCAAGCAGTGGAACAGAAGgaagtgaaagtagcagtacgGGTGGTAGTGATGATGCAACAGGAACC AGTGGCAGTGGTAATCCGGGAGGTAG TAGCAACACTGGCAGTGCAACAGGAGATAATGCAAGTAACACCAATGATGGTAATGCTATTCACAACAATGGGGACGCTGTAA
- the LOC121735179 gene encoding uncharacterized protein LOC121735179 isoform X22, with protein sequence MEMVAQKKVAVAVVEVVKQEAMEMVARKRVAVAVVEVVKQEAMEMVARKRVAVAVVVAVKQEAMEMVARKRVAVAVVEMVKQEAMEMVARKKVAVAVVVAVKQEAMEMVARKRVAVAVVEVVKQEAMEMVARKRVAVAVVVAVKQEAMEMGARKRVAVAVVEMVKQEAMEMVARKKVAVAVVEVVKQEAMEMVARKKVVVAVVEVVKQEAMEMGARKKVAVAVGEMVKQEAMEMVARKRVAVAVVEVVRQMAMEMVARKKVAVAVVEVVKQEAMEMVARKKVAVAVVEMVKQVAMEMVVRKRVAVAVVEMVKREEAKMVKPGVVRVVKQEVMEVAIAQEMVAVTLLEVVAQEVVEVAVAQKKVAVEALEVVELAVVEAQVQETMAVAALQAVEQKEVKVAVRVVVMMQQEPMAVVAVDTVLAAVLIQEIVAVVIREVVVAATLEVKARERAVLATLAVQQEIMQVTPMMVMLFTTMGTL encoded by the exons ATGGAAATGGTGGCACAGAAGAAGGTGGCAGTAGCAGTggtggaagtggtgaaacaggaggCAATGGAAATGGTGGCACGGAAGAGGGTGGCGGTAGCAGTggtggaagtggtgaaacaggaggCAATGGAAATGGTGGCACGGAAGAGGGTGGCAGTAGCGGTGGTGGTAGCGGTGAAACAGGAGGCAATGGAAATGGTGGCACGGAAGAGGGTGGCGGTAGCAGTGgtggaaatggtgaaacaggagGCAATGGAAATGGTGGCACGGAAGAAGGTGGCAGTAGCAGTGGTGGTAGCGGTGAAACAGGAGGCAATGGAAATGGTGGCACGGAAGAGGGTGGCGGTAGCAGTggtggaagtggtgaaacaggaggCAATGGAAATGGTGGCACGGAAGAGGGTGGCAGTAGCGGTGGTGGTAGCGGTGAAACAGGAGGCAATGGAAATGGGGGCACGGAAGAGGGTGGCGGTAGCAGTGgtggaaatggtgaaacaggagGCAATGGAAATGGTGGCACGGAAGAAGGTGGCAGTAGCAGTggtggaagtggtgaaacaggaggCAATGGAAATGGTGGCACGGAAGAAGGTGGTGGTAGCAGTGGTGGAGGTGGTGAAACAGGAGGCAATGGAAATGGGGGCACGGAAGAAGGTGGCAGTAGCAGTGggggaaatggtgaaacaggagGCAATGGAAATGGTGGCACGGAAGAGGGTGGCAGTAGCGGTGGTGGAAGTGGTGAGACAGATGGCAATGGAAATGGTGGCACGGAAGAAGGTGGCAGTAGCAGTggtggaagtggtgaaacaggaggCAATGGAAATGGTGGCACGGAAGAAGGTGGCGGTAGCAGTGgtggaaatggtgaaacaggtgGCAATGGAAATGGTGGTACGGAAGAGG GTGGCAGTAGCAGTGGTGGAAATGGTGAAACGGGAGGAAGCGAAAATGGTGAAACCGGGGGTAGTgagagtggtgaaacaggaggTAATGGAAGTGGCAATAGCCCAGGAGATGGTGGCAGTAACGCTGCTGGAAGTGGTGGCACAGGAGGTAGTGGAAGTGGCGGTAGCACAGAAGAAAGTAGCAGTGGAGGCGCTGGAAGTAGTGGAACTGGCAGTAGTGGAAGCACAAGTACAGGAGACAATGGCAGTAGCAGCGCTGCAAGCAGTGGAACAGAAGgaagtgaaagtagcagtacgGGTGGTAGTGATGATGCAACAGGAACCAATGGCAGTGGTGGCAGTGGATACGGTACTAGCAGCAGTGTTAATACAGGAAATAGTGGCAGTGGTAATCCGGGAGGTAGTAGTAGCGGCAACGCTGGAAGTGAAAGCTCGGGAGAGAGCAGTGTTAGCAACACTGGCAGTGCAACAGGAGATAATGCAAGTAACACCAATGATGGTAATGCTATTCACAACAATGGGGACGCTGTAA
- the LOC121735179 gene encoding uncharacterized protein LOC121735179 isoform X29, translated as MEMVAQKKVAVAVVEVVKQEAMEMVARKRVAVAVVEVVKQEAMEMVARKRVAVAVVVAVKQEAMEMVARKRVAVAVVEMVKQEAMEMVARKKVAVAVVVAVKQEAMEMVARKRVAVAVVEVVKQEAMEMVARKRVAVAVVVAVKQEAMEMGARKRVAVAVVEMVKQEAMEMVARKKVAVAVVEVVKQEAMEMVARKKVVVAVVEVVKQEAMEMGARKKVAVAVGEMVKQEAMEMVARKRVAVAVVEVVRQMAMEMVARKKVAVAVVEVVKQEAMEMVARKKVAVAVVEMVKPGVVRVVKQEVMEVAIAQEMVAVTLLEVVAQEVVEVAVAQKKVAVEALEVVELAVVEAQVQETMAVAALQAVEQKEVKVAVRVVVMMQQEPMAVVAVDTVLAAVLIQEIVAVVIREVVVAATLEVKARERAVLATLAVQQEIMQVTPMMVMLFTTMGTL; from the exons ATGGAAATGGTGGCACAGAAGAAGGTGGCAGTAGCAGTggtggaagtggtgaaacaggaggCAATGGAAATGGTGGCACGGAAGAGGGTGGCGGTAGCAGTggtggaagtggtgaaacaggaggCAATGGAAATGGTGGCACGGAAGAGGGTGGCAGTAGCGGTGGTGGTAGCGGTGAAACAGGAGGCAATGGAAATGGTGGCACGGAAGAGGGTGGCGGTAGCAGTGgtggaaatggtgaaacaggagGCAATGGAAATGGTGGCACGGAAGAAGGTGGCAGTAGCAGTGGTGGTAGCGGTGAAACAGGAGGCAATGGAAATGGTGGCACGGAAGAGGGTGGCGGTAGCAGTggtggaagtggtgaaacaggaggCAATGGAAATGGTGGCACGGAAGAGGGTGGCAGTAGCGGTGGTGGTAGCGGTGAAACAGGAGGCAATGGAAATGGGGGCACGGAAGAGGGTGGCGGTAGCAGTGgtggaaatggtgaaacaggagGCAATGGAAATGGTGGCACGGAAGAAGGTGGCAGTAGCAGTggtggaagtggtgaaacaggaggCAATGGAAATGGTGGCACGGAAGAAGGTGGTGGTAGCAGTGGTGGAGGTGGTGAAACAGGAGGCAATGGAAATGGGGGCACGGAAGAAGGTGGCAGTAGCAGTGggggaaatggtgaaacaggagGCAATGGAAATGGTGGCACGGAAGAGGGTGGCAGTAGCGGTGGTGGAAGTGGTGAGACAGATGGCAATGGAAATGGTGGCACGGAAGAAGGTGGCAGTAGCAGTggtggaagtggtgaaacaggaggCAATGGAAATGGTGGCACGGAAGAAGGTGGCGGTAGCAGTGgtggaaatg GTGAAACCGGGGGTAGTgagagtggtgaaacaggaggTAATGGAAGTGGCAATAGCCCAGGAGATGGTGGCAGTAACGCTGCTGGAAGTGGTGGCACAGGAGGTAGTGGAAGTGGCGGTAGCACAGAAGAAAGTAGCAGTGGAGGCGCTGGAAGTAGTGGAACTGGCAGTAGTGGAAGCACAAGTACAGGAGACAATGGCAGTAGCAGCGCTGCAAGCAGTGGAACAGAAGgaagtgaaagtagcagtacgGGTGGTAGTGATGATGCAACAGGAACCAATGGCAGTGGTGGCAGTGGATACGGTACTAGCAGCAGTGTTAATACAGGAAATAGTGGCAGTGGTAATCCGGGAGGTAGTAGTAGCGGCAACGCTGGAAGTGAAAGCTCGGGAGAGAGCAGTGTTAGCAACACTGGCAGTGCAACAGGAGATAATGCAAGTAACACCAATGATGGTAATGCTATTCACAACAATGGGGACGCTGTAA
- the LOC121735179 gene encoding uncharacterized protein LOC121735179 isoform X16 yields MEMVAQKKVAVAVVEVVKQEAMEMVARKRVAVAVVEVVKQEAMEMVARKRVAVAVVVAVKQEAMEMVARKRVAVAVVEMVKQEAMEMVARKKVAVAVVVAVKQEAMEMVARKRVAVAVVEVVKQEAMEMVARKRVAVAVVVAVKQEAMEMGARKRVAVAVVEMVKQEAMEMVARKKVAVAVVEVVKQEAMEMVARKKVVVAVVEVVKQEAMEMGARKKVAVAVGEMVKQEAMEMVARKRVAVAVVEVVRQMAMEMVARKKVAVAVVEVVKQEAMEMVARKKVAVAVVEMVKQVAMEMVVRKRVAVAVVKVVRQLAMEMVARKKVAVAVVEMVKREEAKMVKPGVVRVVKQEVMEVAIAQEMVAVTLLEVVAQEVVEVAVAQKKVAVEALEVVELAVVEAQVQETMAVAALQAVEQKEVKVAVRVVVMMQQEPMAVVAVDTVLAAVLIQEIVAVVIREVVVAATLAVQQEIMQVTPMMVMLFTTMGTL; encoded by the exons ATGGAAATGGTGGCACAGAAGAAGGTGGCAGTAGCAGTggtggaagtggtgaaacaggaggCAATGGAAATGGTGGCACGGAAGAGGGTGGCGGTAGCAGTggtggaagtggtgaaacaggaggCAATGGAAATGGTGGCACGGAAGAGGGTGGCAGTAGCGGTGGTGGTAGCGGTGAAACAGGAGGCAATGGAAATGGTGGCACGGAAGAGGGTGGCGGTAGCAGTGgtggaaatggtgaaacaggagGCAATGGAAATGGTGGCACGGAAGAAGGTGGCAGTAGCAGTGGTGGTAGCGGTGAAACAGGAGGCAATGGAAATGGTGGCACGGAAGAGGGTGGCGGTAGCAGTggtggaagtggtgaaacaggaggCAATGGAAATGGTGGCACGGAAGAGGGTGGCAGTAGCGGTGGTGGTAGCGGTGAAACAGGAGGCAATGGAAATGGGGGCACGGAAGAGGGTGGCGGTAGCAGTGgtggaaatggtgaaacaggagGCAATGGAAATGGTGGCACGGAAGAAGGTGGCAGTAGCAGTggtggaagtggtgaaacaggaggCAATGGAAATGGTGGCACGGAAGAAGGTGGTGGTAGCAGTGGTGGAGGTGGTGAAACAGGAGGCAATGGAAATGGGGGCACGGAAGAAGGTGGCAGTAGCAGTGggggaaatggtgaaacaggagGCAATGGAAATGGTGGCACGGAAGAGGGTGGCAGTAGCGGTGGTGGAAGTGGTGAGACAGATGGCAATGGAAATGGTGGCACGGAAGAAGGTGGCAGTAGCAGTggtggaagtggtgaaacaggaggCAATGGAAATGGTGGCACGGAAGAAGGTGGCGGTAGCAGTGgtggaaatggtgaaacaggtgGCAATGGAAATGGTGGTACGGAAGAGGGTGGCAGTAGCGGTGGTGAAAGTGGTGAGACAGTTGGCAATGGAAATGGTGGCACGGAAGAAGGTGGCAGTAGCAGTGGTGGAAATGGTGAAACGGGAGGAAGCGAAAATGGTGAAACCGGGGGTAGTgagagtggtgaaacaggaggTAATGGAAGTGGCAATAGCCCAGGAGATGGTGGCAGTAACGCTGCTGGAAGTGGTGGCACAGGAGGTAGTGGAAGTGGCGGTAGCACAGAAGAAAGTAGCAGTGGAGGCGCTGGAAGTAGTGGAACTGGCAGTAGTGGAAGCACAAGTACAGGAGACAATGGCAGTAGCAGCGCTGCAAGCAGTGGAACAGAAGgaagtgaaagtagcagtacgGGTGGTAGTGATGATGCAACAGGAACCAATGGCAGTGGTGGCAGTGGATACGGTACTAGCAGCAGTGTTAATACAGGAAATAGTGGCAGTGGTAATCCGGGAGGTAGTAGTAGCGGCAAC ACTGGCAGTGCAACAGGAGATAATGCAAGTAACACCAATGATGGTAATGCTATTCACAACAATGGGGACGCTGTAA
- the LOC121735179 gene encoding uncharacterized protein LOC121735179 isoform X28, translating to MEMVAQKKVAVAVVEVVKQEAMEMVARKRVAVAVVEVVKQEAMEMVARKRVAVAVVVAVKQEAMEMVARKRVAVAVVEMVKQEAMEMVARKKVAVAVVVAVKQEAMEMVARKRVAVAVVEVVKQEAMEMVARKRVAVAVVVAVKQEAMEMGARKRVAVAVVEMVKQEAMEMVARKKVAVAVVEVVKQEAMEMVARKKVVVAVVEVVKQEAMEMGARKKVAVAVGEMVKQEAMEMVARKRVAVAVVEVVRQMAMEMVARKKVAVAVVEVVKQEAMEMVARKKVAVAVVEMVKREEAKMVKPGVVRVVKQEVMEVAIAQEMVAVTLLEVVAQEVVEVAVAQKKVAVEALEVVELAVVEAQVQETMAVAALQAVEQKEVKVAVRVVVMMQQEPMAVVAVDTVLAAVLIQEIVAVVIREVVVAATLEVKARERAVLATLAVQQEIMQVTPMMVMLFTTMGTL from the exons ATGGAAATGGTGGCACAGAAGAAGGTGGCAGTAGCAGTggtggaagtggtgaaacaggaggCAATGGAAATGGTGGCACGGAAGAGGGTGGCGGTAGCAGTggtggaagtggtgaaacaggaggCAATGGAAATGGTGGCACGGAAGAGGGTGGCAGTAGCGGTGGTGGTAGCGGTGAAACAGGAGGCAATGGAAATGGTGGCACGGAAGAGGGTGGCGGTAGCAGTGgtggaaatggtgaaacaggagGCAATGGAAATGGTGGCACGGAAGAAGGTGGCAGTAGCAGTGGTGGTAGCGGTGAAACAGGAGGCAATGGAAATGGTGGCACGGAAGAGGGTGGCGGTAGCAGTggtggaagtggtgaaacaggaggCAATGGAAATGGTGGCACGGAAGAGGGTGGCAGTAGCGGTGGTGGTAGCGGTGAAACAGGAGGCAATGGAAATGGGGGCACGGAAGAGGGTGGCGGTAGCAGTGgtggaaatggtgaaacaggagGCAATGGAAATGGTGGCACGGAAGAAGGTGGCAGTAGCAGTggtggaagtggtgaaacaggaggCAATGGAAATGGTGGCACGGAAGAAGGTGGTGGTAGCAGTGGTGGAGGTGGTGAAACAGGAGGCAATGGAAATGGGGGCACGGAAGAAGGTGGCAGTAGCAGTGggggaaatggtgaaacaggagGCAATGGAAATGGTGGCACGGAAGAGGGTGGCAGTAGCGGTGGTGGAAGTGGTGAGACAGATGGCAATGGAAATGGTGGCACGGAAGAAGGTGGCAGTAGCAGTggtggaagtggtgaaacaggaggCAATGGAAATGGTGGCACGGAAGAAG GTGGCAGTAGCAGTGGTGGAAATGGTGAAACGGGAGGAAGCGAAAATGGTGAAACCGGGGGTAGTgagagtggtgaaacaggaggTAATGGAAGTGGCAATAGCCCAGGAGATGGTGGCAGTAACGCTGCTGGAAGTGGTGGCACAGGAGGTAGTGGAAGTGGCGGTAGCACAGAAGAAAGTAGCAGTGGAGGCGCTGGAAGTAGTGGAACTGGCAGTAGTGGAAGCACAAGTACAGGAGACAATGGCAGTAGCAGCGCTGCAAGCAGTGGAACAGAAGgaagtgaaagtagcagtacgGGTGGTAGTGATGATGCAACAGGAACCAATGGCAGTGGTGGCAGTGGATACGGTACTAGCAGCAGTGTTAATACAGGAAATAGTGGCAGTGGTAATCCGGGAGGTAGTAGTAGCGGCAACGCTGGAAGTGAAAGCTCGGGAGAGAGCAGTGTTAGCAACACTGGCAGTGCAACAGGAGATAATGCAAGTAACACCAATGATGGTAATGCTATTCACAACAATGGGGACGCTGTAA
- the LOC121735179 gene encoding uncharacterized protein LOC121735179 isoform X30: MEMVAQKKVAVAVVEVVKQEAMEMVARKRVAVAVVEVVKQEAMEMVARKRVAVAVVVAVKQEAMEMVARKRVAVAVVEMVKQEAMEMVARKKVAVAVVVAVKQEAMEMVARKRVAVAVVEVVKQEAMEMVARKRVAVAVVVAVKQEAMEMGARKRVAVAVVEMVKQEAMEMVARKKVAVAVVEVVKQEAMEMVARKKVVVAVVEVVKQEAMEMGARKKVAVAVGEMVKQEAMEMVARKRVAVAVVEVVRQMAMEMVARKKVAVAVVEMVKREEAKMVKPGVVRVVKQEVMEVAIAQEMVAVTLLEVVAQEVVEVAVAQKKVAVEALEVVELAVVEAQVQETMAVAALQAVEQKEVKVAVRVVVMMQQEPMAVVAVDTVLAAVLIQEIVAVVIREVVVAATLEVKARERAVLATLAVQQEIMQVTPMMVMLFTTMGTL; the protein is encoded by the exons ATGGAAATGGTGGCACAGAAGAAGGTGGCAGTAGCAGTggtggaagtggtgaaacaggaggCAATGGAAATGGTGGCACGGAAGAGGGTGGCGGTAGCAGTggtggaagtggtgaaacaggaggCAATGGAAATGGTGGCACGGAAGAGGGTGGCAGTAGCGGTGGTGGTAGCGGTGAAACAGGAGGCAATGGAAATGGTGGCACGGAAGAGGGTGGCGGTAGCAGTGgtggaaatggtgaaacaggagGCAATGGAAATGGTGGCACGGAAGAAGGTGGCAGTAGCAGTGGTGGTAGCGGTGAAACAGGAGGCAATGGAAATGGTGGCACGGAAGAGGGTGGCGGTAGCAGTggtggaagtggtgaaacaggaggCAATGGAAATGGTGGCACGGAAGAGGGTGGCAGTAGCGGTGGTGGTAGCGGTGAAACAGGAGGCAATGGAAATGGGGGCACGGAAGAGGGTGGCGGTAGCAGTGgtggaaatggtgaaacaggagGCAATGGAAATGGTGGCACGGAAGAAGGTGGCAGTAGCAGTggtggaagtggtgaaacaggaggCAATGGAAATGGTGGCACGGAAGAAGGTGGTGGTAGCAGTGGTGGAGGTGGTGAAACAGGAGGCAATGGAAATGGGGGCACGGAAGAAGGTGGCAGTAGCAGTGggggaaatggtgaaacaggagGCAATGGAAATGGTGGCACGGAAGAGGGTGGCAGTAGCGGTGGTGGAAGTGGTGAGACAGATGGCAATGGAAATGGTGGCACGGAAGAAG GTGGCAGTAGCAGTGGTGGAAATGGTGAAACGGGAGGAAGCGAAAATGGTGAAACCGGGGGTAGTgagagtggtgaaacaggaggTAATGGAAGTGGCAATAGCCCAGGAGATGGTGGCAGTAACGCTGCTGGAAGTGGTGGCACAGGAGGTAGTGGAAGTGGCGGTAGCACAGAAGAAAGTAGCAGTGGAGGCGCTGGAAGTAGTGGAACTGGCAGTAGTGGAAGCACAAGTACAGGAGACAATGGCAGTAGCAGCGCTGCAAGCAGTGGAACAGAAGgaagtgaaagtagcagtacgGGTGGTAGTGATGATGCAACAGGAACCAATGGCAGTGGTGGCAGTGGATACGGTACTAGCAGCAGTGTTAATACAGGAAATAGTGGCAGTGGTAATCCGGGAGGTAGTAGTAGCGGCAACGCTGGAAGTGAAAGCTCGGGAGAGAGCAGTGTTAGCAACACTGGCAGTGCAACAGGAGATAATGCAAGTAACACCAATGATGGTAATGCTATTCACAACAATGGGGACGCTGTAA
- the LOC121735179 gene encoding uncharacterized protein LOC121735179 isoform X21, with the protein MEMVAQKKVAVAVVEVVKQEAMEMVARKRVAVAVVEVVKQEAMEMVARKRVAVAVVVAVKQEAMEMVARKRVAVAVVEMVKQEAMEMVARKKVAVAVVVAVKQEAMEMVARKRVAVAVVEVVKQEAMEMVARKRVAVAVVVAVKQEAMEMGARKRVAVAVVEMVKQEAMEMVARKKVAVAVVEVVKQEAMEMVARKKVVAVAVGEMVKQEAMEMVARKRVAVAVVEVVRQMAMEMVARKKVAVAVVEVVKQEAMEMVARKKVAVAVVEMVKQVAMEMVVRKRVAVAVVKVVRQLAMEMVARKKVAVAVVEMVKREEAKMVKPGVVRVVKQEVMEVAIAQEMVAVTLLEVVAQEVVEVAVAQKKVAVEALEVVELAVVEAQVQETMAVAALQAVEQKEVKVAVRVVVMMQQEPMAVVAVDTVLAAVLIQEIVAVVIREVVVAATLEVKARERAVLATLAVQQEIMQVTPMMVMLFTTMGTL; encoded by the exons ATGGAAATGGTGGCACAGAAGAAGGTGGCAGTAGCAGTggtggaagtggtgaaacaggaggCAATGGAAATGGTGGCACGGAAGAGGGTGGCGGTAGCAGTggtggaagtggtgaaacaggaggCAATGGAAATGGTGGCACGGAAGAGGGTGGCAGTAGCGGTGGTGGTAGCGGTGAAACAGGAGGCAATGGAAATGGTGGCACGGAAGAGGGTGGCGGTAGCAGTGgtggaaatggtgaaacaggagGCAATGGAAATGGTGGCACGGAAGAAGGTGGCAGTAGCAGTGGTGGTAGCGGTGAAACAGGAGGCAATGGAAATGGTGGCACGGAAGAGGGTGGCGGTAGCAGTggtggaagtggtgaaacaggaggCAATGGAAATGGTGGCACGGAAGAGGGTGGCAGTAGCGGTGGTGGTAGCGGTGAAACAGGAGGCAATGGAAATGGGGGCACGGAAGAGGGTGGCGGTAGCAGTGgtggaaatggtgaaacaggagGCAATGGAAATGGTGGCACGGAAGAAGGTGGCAGTAGCAGTggtggaagtggtgaaacaggaggCAATGGAAATGGTGGCACGGAAGAAGGTG GTGGCAGTAGCAGTGggggaaatggtgaaacaggagGCAATGGAAATGGTGGCACGGAAGAGGGTGGCAGTAGCGGTGGTGGAAGTGGTGAGACAGATGGCAATGGAAATGGTGGCACGGAAGAAGGTGGCAGTAGCAGTggtggaagtggtgaaacaggaggCAATGGAAATGGTGGCACGGAAGAAGGTGGCGGTAGCAGTGgtggaaatggtgaaacaggtgGCAATGGAAATGGTGGTACGGAAGAGGGTGGCAGTAGCGGTGGTGAAAGTGGTGAGACAGTTGGCAATGGAAATGGTGGCACGGAAGAAGGTGGCAGTAGCAGTGGTGGAAATGGTGAAACGGGAGGAAGCGAAAATGGTGAAACCGGGGGTAGTgagagtggtgaaacaggaggTAATGGAAGTGGCAATAGCCCAGGAGATGGTGGCAGTAACGCTGCTGGAAGTGGTGGCACAGGAGGTAGTGGAAGTGGCGGTAGCACAGAAGAAAGTAGCAGTGGAGGCGCTGGAAGTAGTGGAACTGGCAGTAGTGGAAGCACAAGTACAGGAGACAATGGCAGTAGCAGCGCTGCAAGCAGTGGAACAGAAGgaagtgaaagtagcagtacgGGTGGTAGTGATGATGCAACAGGAACCAATGGCAGTGGTGGCAGTGGATACGGTACTAGCAGCAGTGTTAATACAGGAAATAGTGGCAGTGGTAATCCGGGAGGTAGTAGTAGCGGCAACGCTGGAAGTGAAAGCTCGGGAGAGAGCAGTGTTAGCAACACTGGCAGTGCAACAGGAGATAATGCAAGTAACACCAATGATGGTAATGCTATTCACAACAATGGGGACGCTGTAA